The following are encoded together in the Pleurocapsa sp. FMAR1 genome:
- the rpsB gene encoding 30S ribosomal protein S2, with amino-acid sequence MPVVSLAELLESGVHFGHQTRRWNPRMSQYIYTARNGVHIIDLVQTAQLMEEAYEYMRSSSEQGRRVLFVGTKRQAAGIIAQEASRCGAFYVNQRWLGGMLTNWETIKTRVERLKELEHLEESGALDKRPKKEGSVLRREMSKLQKYLGGIKSMRKVPDIVVIIDQKREHNAIAECQKLGIIVVSILDTNCDPLVADVPIPANDDAIRSIKLIVGKLADAIYEGRHGQPDNQNDYDELDEGIEGDDYPAAEEEAVAEEVPESESGDDSEE; translated from the coding sequence ATGCCAGTAGTTTCTCTCGCAGAACTTTTAGAATCTGGGGTTCACTTTGGACACCAAACGCGCCGTTGGAATCCCAGAATGTCCCAGTACATTTATACCGCTCGTAACGGTGTTCATATCATCGACCTAGTGCAAACAGCACAGTTGATGGAAGAAGCTTATGAATATATGCGTTCTTCTTCCGAGCAAGGCAGACGAGTATTGTTTGTAGGTACAAAACGCCAAGCAGCAGGAATTATAGCTCAAGAAGCCTCTCGCTGTGGAGCTTTCTACGTTAACCAAAGATGGTTGGGCGGTATGCTAACCAATTGGGAAACCATTAAAACTAGAGTAGAAAGACTCAAAGAACTTGAGCATTTAGAAGAAAGTGGTGCGCTTGACAAAAGACCAAAAAAAGAAGGTTCAGTACTACGTCGCGAGATGAGTAAACTGCAAAAATATCTAGGTGGCATTAAATCAATGCGTAAAGTGCCTGATATTGTAGTCATTATCGATCAAAAACGCGAACATAATGCGATCGCCGAATGTCAGAAATTAGGCATTATTGTAGTTTCTATCTTAGATACTAATTGCGATCCTTTGGTTGCTGATGTACCAATTCCTGCAAATGATGATGCTATTCGTTCAATCAAGCTGATTGTGGGTAAGCTAGCTGATGCAATCTATGAAGGTCGTCATGGTCAACCAGATAATCAAAATGACTATGATGAACTAGATGAAGGCATTGAAGGGGACGATTATCCTGCCGCTGAAGAAGAAGCAGTAGCCGAAGAAGTTCCTGAATCTGAATCTGGAGACGATAGCGAAGAATAG
- a CDS encoding DUF2808 domain-containing protein, translating to MYKRSPNISNRKIAYFWQFLLACLVTIAITNKINPQVQAAQSPNGTVGFESAVLLVDSHTTFSGVRIRQAVYYFDLELPKNAGESLQKVEIKQRTGSDEIRFRLDKTKAYLGNHNDKQEQLEVTTSQDETTGAITVNLKQAIQPGNKLTIGLKPKKNPDFAGAYLFGVTAFPAGAKPQGLYLGAGRLQFYQNSDSLF from the coding sequence ATGTACAAGCGATCGCCAAACATTTCAAACCGAAAAATAGCATATTTCTGGCAATTCTTATTAGCTTGCTTAGTTACTATAGCTATTACCAATAAAATTAATCCTCAAGTTCAAGCTGCTCAATCTCCCAATGGAACGGTAGGATTTGAATCCGCTGTTCTACTAGTAGATAGTCATACTACTTTTAGTGGCGTTAGGATTAGACAGGCAGTTTACTATTTTGATCTCGAATTACCCAAGAATGCAGGAGAATCGCTGCAAAAGGTAGAAATCAAACAGCGAACAGGGAGCGATGAGATAAGATTTAGGCTGGATAAAACCAAAGCTTATCTCGGAAATCATAATGATAAGCAAGAACAACTGGAAGTGACTACTTCCCAAGATGAAACAACAGGGGCAATTACAGTCAACTTAAAGCAAGCTATCCAACCTGGCAACAAGCTAACTATTGGCTTAAAGCCCAAAAAAAATCCTGACTTTGCTGGAGCATATTTATTTGGCGTTACGGCTTTTCCCGCTGGCGCAAAGCCACAAGGTTTATATCTGGGTGCAGGAAGGTTACAGTTCTATCAGAATAGCGATTCTCTATTTTGA
- a CDS encoding RNA recognition motif domain-containing protein gives MSIYVGNLSYEINQEDLSEVFAEYGTVKRVHIPTDRETGRVRGFAFVEMESESDEDKAIEALDGAEWMERNLKVNKARPRENRNSFSGGGRNNRF, from the coding sequence ATGTCAATTTATGTGGGCAATTTATCCTACGAGATTAACCAAGAAGACTTGAGTGAAGTCTTTGCAGAATATGGAACCGTAAAACGAGTTCACATTCCCACTGACCGTGAAACAGGACGGGTTCGCGGTTTTGCCTTTGTAGAAATGGAATCAGAATCAGACGAAGATAAAGCTATTGAAGCTTTAGATGGTGCTGAATGGATGGAAAGAAATCTCAAGGTCAACAAAGCAAGACCTCGTGAGAACAGAAATTCTTTTAGTGGTGGCGGTCGTAATAATCGTTTTTAA
- a CDS encoding YdcF family protein, whose product MSFLFLSKLLPLFIYPLGFSCLLLLVALWLYFKRSRWSFIPVLLAFLILVIASNVRVSNNLTRSLERQYLPQKNMPSAGAIVVLGGATRNNEPPRILPDMSDRGDRLLYAVKLYKDGVAPLIILTGGRIQWYGGESSEAESMATILELMGIPRDVMLLESRALNTYENAVYTKEILERRNIKKIILVTSAAHMPRSMGIFKKQGMNPIAAPTDFLISDRNLVEHTFSAESQILSFFPNTESLDRTTQVLKEYIGIAIYRLRRWM is encoded by the coding sequence ATGAGTTTTTTATTTTTATCTAAATTATTACCTTTATTTATTTATCCTTTAGGATTTTCCTGTCTTTTATTATTAGTAGCCTTATGGCTTTATTTTAAACGTTCTCGCTGGTCTTTTATTCCTGTTCTACTGGCTTTTTTAATTTTAGTTATCGCTAGTAATGTCAGAGTTAGCAATAATTTGACTAGATCCCTAGAAAGACAGTATCTACCCCAGAAAAATATGCCTTCGGCAGGGGCAATTGTGGTTTTGGGTGGAGCTACCAGAAACAATGAACCACCAAGAATATTGCCAGATATGAGCGATCGCGGCGATCGCCTGCTATATGCAGTTAAACTATATAAAGATGGGGTTGCTCCGTTGATTATCCTGACTGGAGGACGGATTCAATGGTATGGAGGCGAATCCTCCGAAGCTGAAAGTATGGCGACGATTTTAGAACTGATGGGTATTCCTCGCGATGTCATGCTCTTAGAGTCAAGAGCCTTAAATACCTACGAAAATGCTGTTTATACCAAAGAAATTTTAGAGCGTCGAAACATTAAGAAAATTATTCTTGTTACCTCTGCTGCTCATATGCCACGCTCTATGGGTATTTTTAAAAAGCAGGGTATGAATCCCATTGCTGCACCCACAGATTTTCTGATTAGCGATCGCAATTTAGTTGAGCATACATTTTCTGCCGAATCGCAAATACTGAGTTTTTTTCCCAATACAGAAAGCCTTGACCGCACCACTCAAGTTTTAAAAGAATACATTGGTATTGCTATTTATCGTTTGAGAAGATGGATGTAG
- a CDS encoding DUF4327 family protein codes for MAFVTSIKRYSIETIKEEVHSLIESGIITQNQPLKILYDYLPAQQWKNIECELEKHDYLLRDRIIDLVGKLKWESD; via the coding sequence ATGGCATTTGTAACATCAATTAAACGCTACTCCATAGAAACGATTAAAGAAGAAGTCCATAGCTTGATCGAGAGTGGCATTATTACCCAGAATCAGCCGCTAAAAATTTTGTACGATTATTTACCAGCGCAACAGTGGAAGAACATTGAATGTGAACTAGAAAAACACGACTATCTTTTACGCGATCGCATTATCGATCTGGTTGGTAAACTGAAATGGGAAAGTGATTAA
- a CDS encoding Gfo/Idh/MocA family protein has protein sequence MTSTPDQIGVAVVGTGFGQKIHIPGFKHHPRTELVAVYNRDLNKAKEIADANKIHYAYNNLDKILSLPEVDAVSISTPPFLHYEMAKKVLAAKKHLLLEKPMAMNATQVKELYHLAEAQGVCAIADFEFRYVPAWQLLAEHLQDDYVGKKRLIKIDWLVTSRADPQREWNWYSQKEAGGGALGAVASHAFDYISWLFGSVSRLSGYLNCAIPERRDRHDHGKMKPVDADDTCLIMLELTDGTPVQLSISSVTYAGRGHWVEIYGEKGTLVLGSSNLKDYVHGFELFAAPAGKSLKKVSIPKELDFTQVFTDGRIAPFIRVVDRLVAAIDSGTSLVPSLKEGVYSQLLMDLTHQSDRQQSWVDVPDIEAFLKS, from the coding sequence ATGACATCTACTCCCGATCAGATTGGCGTAGCCGTAGTTGGTACAGGGTTTGGACAAAAAATACATATTCCAGGATTTAAGCATCATCCCCGCACTGAATTAGTAGCTGTATATAATCGCGATTTGAATAAAGCCAAAGAAATTGCTGACGCGAATAAAATTCATTATGCCTACAATAATTTAGATAAAATTCTTTCTTTACCTGAAGTAGATGCAGTAAGTATCTCGACTCCGCCATTTTTACATTATGAAATGGCAAAAAAAGTATTGGCAGCGAAAAAGCATCTGCTGCTAGAAAAACCCATGGCAATGAATGCCACTCAAGTCAAAGAACTATATCATTTAGCAGAGGCTCAAGGAGTTTGCGCGATCGCTGATTTTGAATTTCGTTATGTACCAGCTTGGCAACTGTTAGCCGAACATCTGCAAGATGACTATGTAGGTAAGAAAAGATTAATTAAAATTGATTGGCTAGTAACTAGTCGCGCCGATCCGCAACGGGAATGGAACTGGTATTCGCAAAAAGAGGCTGGCGGAGGCGCATTAGGTGCTGTAGCTTCCCATGCTTTTGACTATATTAGCTGGCTATTTGGTTCAGTATCTCGCCTAAGTGGCTATCTCAATTGTGCAATTCCCGAACGTCGCGATCGCCATGATCATGGCAAAATGAAGCCTGTTGATGCTGACGATACTTGCTTGATTATGCTGGAATTGACAGACGGAACACCCGTACAGCTATCTATTAGCTCGGTTACCTATGCAGGAAGAGGACACTGGGTAGAAATATATGGTGAAAAAGGAACATTGGTCTTAGGCAGTAGTAACCTCAAAGATTACGTTCATGGCTTTGAACTGTTTGCTGCGCCTGCTGGAAAGTCTTTAAAAAAAGTATCTATTCCCAAGGAATTGGATTTTACTCAGGTATTTACTGATGGTAGAATAGCTCCTTTTATTCGCGTCGTAGATCGCTTAGTAGCAGCTATTGATTCTGGCACATCTCTTGTTCCCTCTTTAAAAGAAGGAGTATACTCTCAATTATTAATGGATCTAACTCATCAGTCCGATCGACAGCAGAGTTGGGTAGACGTACCTGATATTGAAGCATTTTTGAAGTCTTGA
- a CDS encoding (2Fe-2S) ferredoxin domain-containing protein, whose translation MMASVQPLVSEFTIVGRLEDFVVNSHGCVKHLYLSTPEEDYSMVVAKEQKNVLNKYLKPGCYLKVTGMRKNKLHQEKVEYKAYRIELLSKQAITNTISTITKPKVKVLICQSSTCWQKGGKAAYEMLQALQAKDMTKEVEIITTGCLKQCKQAPNLVIMPGRNRYSRVQPKQVSQLIAKHLL comes from the coding sequence ATGATGGCATCAGTGCAGCCTCTAGTATCTGAGTTTACTATTGTGGGCAGGTTAGAAGATTTTGTAGTCAATTCTCATGGTTGCGTCAAACATCTCTATTTATCTACCCCAGAAGAAGACTATTCAATGGTCGTAGCTAAAGAACAAAAAAATGTTCTTAATAAATATCTCAAACCTGGCTGCTATTTAAAAGTAACTGGAATGCGTAAAAACAAGTTACATCAAGAAAAGGTTGAATACAAAGCTTACAGAATAGAGTTACTATCTAAACAAGCTATCACTAATACAATTTCCACAATCACTAAACCAAAAGTCAAGGTGCTAATTTGTCAAAGCTCAACCTGTTGGCAAAAAGGCGGAAAAGCAGCTTATGAAATGTTGCAGGCATTACAAGCTAAAGACATGACCAAGGAAGTAGAAATTATAACTACTGGTTGTTTGAAGCAATGTAAGCAAGCTCCCAATCTAGTGATTATGCCAGGCAGAAATCGCTACAGTAGAGTGCAGCCCAAACAAGTATCACAGTTAATCGCCAAACATTTGCTATAA
- a CDS encoding YciI family protein produces the protein MPKYIMWGSYCENALEKRSPHRQAHLDGLGSQKEQGILVTLGPTKDNTQVFGIYEADNQETVRQLVESDPYWQNGIWTEYQIKEWIQAF, from the coding sequence ATGCCCAAATATATTATGTGGGGAAGCTATTGCGAAAACGCCTTAGAAAAGCGTAGTCCTCACCGTCAAGCACATTTGGATGGTCTTGGCAGTCAAAAAGAACAGGGAATACTAGTTACTTTAGGACCAACCAAAGACAATACTCAGGTTTTTGGTATCTACGAAGCCGACAATCAAGAAACTGTTCGCCAGTTAGTAGAATCTGACCCCTATTGGCAAAATGGTATCTGGACTGAGTATCAAATAAAAGAATGGATTCAAGCTTTTTAG
- a CDS encoding PFE-CTERM domain-containing protein, translating to MFAKSASALDFNFSFNDNGSNVSGTIFGLNDDTSSQSSSSVSLSTPSNLTFNSPNLNSFTVANGAITGVTYRSGTIPNLRFIDTSDNIQGSYRGTSQPVFITPVTFSQVTGGATPVPFGVAPNMGILILGGMFGASRLRNKIAARKLINSDRAT from the coding sequence ATGTTTGCCAAAAGCGCTAGTGCTTTAGATTTCAATTTTTCTTTCAATGATAATGGCAGTAATGTATCGGGAACTATTTTTGGTTTGAATGATGATACTAGCAGCCAAAGCTCATCATCAGTATCTCTTAGCACACCTAGCAATCTAACTTTTAATTCTCCAAACCTTAATTCATTTACCGTAGCTAATGGAGCAATTACTGGGGTTACTTACCGCTCTGGGACGATTCCTAATTTGCGATTTATTGATACATCAGACAATATACAGGGTTCTTATCGCGGAACTAGCCAACCTGTTTTTATTACTCCAGTAACTTTTTCTCAGGTTACAGGTGGGGCGACTCCCGTTCCTTTTGGTGTTGCTCCTAATATGGGAATCTTAATTCTAGGTGGAATGTTTGGAGCTTCTCGCTTACGCAATAAAATAGCTGCTCGCAAGCTTATTAATAGCGATCGAGCAACGTAA
- a CDS encoding HpsJ-like protein, cyanoexosortase A-associated, protein MLKYRLRRLRKSFQSKPRTSSLTYKKINIAVEQKSTHIINLVGYVMLFLVLLDYAFLLASKQVFEPGFAYSTGGNLVEKVWGLLLGFLLIFYRRDQDLIKPAEFRLLSFLSWFVLVIGISYFLIIPIIVGNAVRIHRLEQAQMMNQVNVQKSQVQQYSQQLNQASPKQLDDLLQNYQQTTDLKVTSVQQLKSNLLDQAKQKQAATKQELLTKFSQQKTSLFKTTVKWSIGAIISGVCFILIWKHTNWTRAKSKILN, encoded by the coding sequence ATGCTGAAATATCGTCTTCGGCGACTACGTAAAAGCTTTCAGTCTAAACCTCGAACTAGTAGTCTTACCTATAAAAAAATTAATATAGCAGTTGAACAAAAATCTACACATATTATTAATCTAGTCGGCTACGTTATGTTATTTTTGGTATTATTAGATTATGCCTTTTTATTAGCCTCCAAACAAGTATTTGAGCCTGGTTTTGCCTACAGTACGGGAGGTAACTTGGTTGAGAAGGTTTGGGGTCTTTTGTTAGGATTTTTACTCATCTTTTATCGCCGCGACCAAGATTTGATTAAACCAGCTGAATTTAGGCTGTTGTCTTTTTTGTCATGGTTTGTTTTGGTTATTGGTATTAGTTACTTTTTAATTATTCCGATAATTGTTGGTAATGCCGTTCGCATTCATCGCCTAGAGCAAGCTCAAATGATGAATCAAGTTAATGTACAAAAGTCTCAGGTTCAACAATATTCTCAACAACTAAACCAAGCTAGCCCTAAACAACTCGATGATTTATTACAAAACTATCAACAGACTACCGATCTTAAAGTTACTTCAGTACAGCAATTAAAAAGTAATTTATTAGATCAAGCCAAACAAAAACAAGCAGCCACAAAACAAGAACTTCTAACTAAGTTTAGTCAGCAAAAAACTAGTCTTTTTAAAACTACGGTGAAGTGGTCAATTGGAGCAATTATTTCTGGTGTATGTTTTATTTTGATTTGGAAACATACAAACTGGACAAGAGCAAAGAGCAAGATATTAAACTAA
- the crtA gene encoding cyanoexosortase A, which produces MIQLRNKLSFDDHRFWLLTIAGLLIAFNLCLVDYSSVYLLFWCAALSITWRRRNWLDFESDFISTAIGLSLITWLLFRGVVNNHSIDVITRMYPIFSAVAIYLVASKASKISQYWREIVIVSLTGIPWEHIAAVLSPIDKISILDAKISWLILWYLGFDVSQTDNLVILPTGAIKIAGACSSFDLLGLLWQSCLVMCLYFTIQKKQQLFLCLCSTFIALGVNGMRLCLMAFLVASNHKSAFHYWHGGAGAEIFTTLAILLLALVYWLLIERKREAINEV; this is translated from the coding sequence ATGATTCAGTTAAGAAATAAGCTTAGTTTTGACGATCATCGTTTTTGGCTTTTAACTATTGCTGGTTTATTAATCGCCTTCAATTTGTGTTTGGTAGATTATAGTTCGGTATATTTATTGTTTTGGTGTGCAGCACTATCAATTACTTGGCGCAGAAGAAATTGGCTTGATTTTGAGAGTGACTTTATTTCTACAGCTATTGGTTTGAGTTTAATTACCTGGCTGCTATTTCGAGGAGTTGTCAACAATCATTCAATTGATGTCATTACGCGAATGTATCCTATATTCTCAGCTGTAGCAATATATTTAGTCGCATCTAAAGCTAGCAAAATAAGTCAGTACTGGCGGGAAATTGTTATTGTCAGCTTAACTGGTATTCCTTGGGAGCATATCGCTGCGGTACTGTCCCCTATAGACAAAATTTCTATCCTAGATGCGAAGATTTCTTGGCTAATACTATGGTATCTCGGCTTTGATGTATCTCAAACCGATAACTTAGTTATTTTACCCACAGGAGCAATTAAAATTGCTGGGGCTTGTTCCAGCTTTGATTTGTTGGGATTGTTATGGCAATCATGTTTGGTAATGTGCCTCTACTTTACAATTCAGAAAAAACAGCAATTATTTCTGTGCTTATGCTCTACCTTTATTGCTTTAGGAGTTAATGGGATGCGCCTTTGTTTGATGGCTTTTTTGGTAGCTAGCAATCATAAATCAGCTTTTCATTACTGGCATGGTGGCGCAGGGGCAGAAATTTTTACGACACTGGCAATTTTATTATTAGCTTTGGTTTATTGGTTGCTAATTGAAAGAAAAAGGGAAGCTATAAACGAAGTATGA
- the leuD gene encoding 3-isopropylmalate dehydratase small subunit: MNKIKEISGKAIAVIGDDIDTDRIIPARFLRCVTFDGLGEHAFADDRAQTEGKHPFDQPHYQDATILVVNNNFGCGSSREHAPQALAKWGIKAIVGQSFAEIFFGNCVAIGVPCAIAYPKEIKRLQTLISENPQANLTLSLETMEVKSDNFSVPVEMNKGSKQMFLEGTWDNCGQLVGNAQGIKATAAKLPYINWKNA; this comes from the coding sequence ATGAATAAAATTAAAGAAATATCTGGTAAAGCGATCGCGGTGATAGGAGATGATATAGATACAGATCGGATAATTCCCGCTCGTTTTCTGCGTTGTGTAACTTTTGATGGTTTGGGAGAACACGCATTTGCTGACGATCGCGCCCAGACTGAGGGCAAACATCCGTTCGATCAGCCTCATTATCAAGATGCTACTATTTTAGTCGTAAATAATAACTTCGGCTGCGGATCGTCCCGTGAACACGCTCCCCAAGCCTTAGCTAAATGGGGGATTAAGGCGATCGTCGGTCAAAGTTTTGCCGAGATTTTTTTTGGTAACTGCGTAGCGATAGGTGTTCCTTGTGCGATCGCTTACCCCAAAGAAATAAAACGGTTGCAGACATTGATTAGCGAAAATCCTCAAGCTAATTTAACTCTTAGTTTAGAAACAATGGAAGTCAAGAGCGATAATTTTTCCGTTCCAGTTGAGATGAATAAAGGCTCAAAACAAATGTTTCTAGAAGGCACATGGGATAATTGTGGACAGTTGGTTGGTAATGCCCAAGGCATTAAAGCTACAGCAGCAAAATTGCCCTATATTAACTGGAAAAATGCGTAG
- a CDS encoding CPP1-like family protein, translating to MSEQNPYEQLGVTENSSFEEIQAAKKRLFEQHSNDSNVVEQVEIAYDSIIMDRLRLRQEGKIKVPEKIRFPERSVEKAFKVPQIVKEDSAVWLQELIDTPSQADILWPTGIFLTLSAIAVFSQNSAASIVPLLMALGFIANIYFLNRKEGRSGRAFLISFIALFVGIALGTGLANLLFGQGGVTVLGVDQFASAVTLCLFWLVSCFLR from the coding sequence ATGAGCGAACAAAATCCCTACGAACAACTTGGGGTCACAGAAAATTCTTCTTTTGAAGAAATACAGGCTGCTAAAAAACGCCTGTTTGAGCAGCATAGCAATGATAGTAATGTCGTCGAACAAGTAGAAATTGCTTACGACTCAATCATTATGGATCGCTTACGTTTACGTCAAGAAGGTAAAATCAAAGTACCCGAAAAAATTCGCTTTCCTGAGCGCAGTGTAGAAAAAGCATTTAAAGTACCGCAAATTGTTAAGGAAGACTCTGCTGTTTGGCTACAAGAGCTAATAGACACCCCTTCTCAAGCTGATATTCTTTGGCCTACAGGCATTTTCTTGACTCTATCAGCGATCGCCGTTTTTTCTCAAAATTCAGCAGCTTCTATCGTTCCTCTCCTAATGGCTTTAGGCTTTATTGCCAATATCTATTTTCTCAATCGTAAAGAGGGACGTTCAGGGCGCGCATTTTTAATCAGTTTTATTGCTCTATTTGTCGGTATTGCTCTTGGTACTGGCTTGGCTAACCTGCTTTTCGGTCAGGGTGGTGTAACTGTTTTAGGTGTAGATCAATTTGCTTCTGCGGTAACTTTATGTCTATTTTGGCTAGTAAGCTGTTTTTTACGCTAG
- a CDS encoding DUF2839 domain-containing protein translates to MGESKRRKESLGKQYGQNSERILPWIPITKAQSEKFLKLTSKGAWIGIAIMAAVWFTVRFIGPAFGFWEVY, encoded by the coding sequence ATGGGAGAATCAAAACGTCGTAAAGAATCGCTAGGAAAACAATATGGGCAAAACTCGGAAAGAATTTTGCCTTGGATACCAATTACCAAAGCTCAATCAGAAAAATTTCTTAAACTAACTAGTAAAGGTGCTTGGATAGGTATAGCTATAATGGCTGCTGTCTGGTTTACCGTTAGATTTATTGGACCAGCATTTGGTTTCTGGGAAGTTTATTAG
- a CDS encoding HAD-IB family phosphatase, with translation MKSSRVVFCDFDGTITTEDTFVRILEKFAPEVAAELLPIIYSRKMTLIEGIRQTLGSISAIHYPQIIEYIAYRPVRPGLKELIDFLNNCEVPFVVVSGGLTDIVKAVLKHQQLIDGVSAIYAGDVDVTGEYLQVYSAIGSKTELVAKAEVMKKYPAAEKIAIGDSVTDINMSLAADLVFARDRLPAYLDEENKPYVQWQDFFEVRDYLAARWQIDI, from the coding sequence ATGAAATCTTCTAGAGTTGTTTTCTGTGATTTTGATGGCACAATTACCACTGAGGATACTTTTGTCAGAATACTGGAAAAATTTGCCCCCGAAGTAGCTGCCGAACTTCTGCCTATAATATACAGCCGTAAAATGACTCTAATCGAGGGAATACGGCAAACTTTAGGCTCAATTTCTGCCATACATTATCCCCAAATTATTGAATATATTGCTTACCGTCCAGTGCGTCCTGGACTGAAAGAATTGATAGATTTTCTTAATAATTGTGAAGTGCCTTTTGTAGTCGTTTCAGGTGGACTAACAGATATAGTCAAAGCAGTATTAAAACATCAGCAGCTAATTGATGGCGTATCAGCAATCTATGCAGGAGATGTTGACGTTACAGGCGAATATCTGCAAGTTTATTCGGCAATTGGCAGTAAAACTGAATTAGTTGCCAAAGCAGAGGTAATGAAAAAATATCCAGCAGCAGAAAAAATTGCCATTGGTGATTCGGTCACGGATATTAATATGTCATTAGCTGCGGATTTAGTTTTTGCTCGCGATCGCCTACCAGCATATTTAGATGAAGAAAATAAGCCCTACGTTCAGTGGCAAGATTTCTTTGAGGTGCGCGACTACTTAGCTGCTCGTTGGCAAATTGATATTTAA